Within the Megalops cyprinoides isolate fMegCyp1 chromosome 10, fMegCyp1.pri, whole genome shotgun sequence genome, the region CTACATGTCGGTTTGCTAGCTCGCACTGAATTGAAGGCTGTTCTAAAACGTCTTTGCGATCAATGTGTCTGTCTggtgcaaaatatttttttgctgttatccTCAGGTTGGTAAGACGTTTGAGTTGCTTAACTGCGACCAACACAAGAGCATGATCATAAAGAATGGAAGAGACCCAGGAAAAATTCGGCCTGATATCACACATCAGGTGAGTTCACACTTCGCTGCACTTGTATAGTGAAGCgttttgatattttctttttctacgTGCATGCTTTTGTAGTGGCATATGTTAAATGTCAAGTGGTGAAAAAAGTCTTCTGTCCCCCTTTTCGCTACCAGTGCTTGCTGATGTTGCTGGACAGCCCGTTGAACCGTGCGGGGTTGCTGCAGGTctacattcacacagagaagAACGCGCTGATCGAGATCAACCCGCAGACCCGCATCCCACGAACCTTTGCTCGCTTCTGTGGGCTCATGGGTGAGCCGCTTTTCTGCACTGGGTCATTGGCAGAGTTTTATTGAGGAATATGCTGTCGCAGCCTCCTTCTGTTAGCATTTCTGGTATGCAGACATGCGTGATGTAGCAGTTGTAAAGATATGAAGGGTGTCAGCCAGGCccggcaccaggagaaaatacagaggggtgcagaaaaatgtaataaatactatgtagacatctgGATTTAATAGACAACAGGGGGTGCAGTTTACTCCTAAGCACCCCCATGGCACCGGGCCTGGTGTCAGCACTACCTCTAGTTCCCTCCACGTCCTTcttatattttgctgttttatcCCCTCTTTTCCTTCCatccttttttctcctcccctcaTTTACctcactgtctgtgtctcccAGTCCAGCTCCTTCACAAGCTCAGCGTGAGAGCAGCAGATGGGCCTCAGAGGCTGCTCAGGCTCATTAAAAACCCAGTGTCGGACCACCTGCCCCCTGGCTGCCCTCGCTTTGGCACCTCCTTCTCTGCCCAAGGGGGTGCAGTCTGTCCCCGGACCATAGTGCCTGCGGAGGGGCCTGCCACTGTGGTGATTGGAGCGTTTGCGCATGGAGCAGTGAGTTCATTTGGGGATCTAAATGTTTAGAAGGATTACTTGTTTTAGGTTACTTCGGGAAGGGGTCATCTGTACTGATGACCTCTGGTAATATCAGTGCTGTAATGTGCACAACATGTAGGTTACGTGATATAAGTGTAAAGGGGTTGTGATGGAAATAAAGCTTCATACAAATGTATGATGGACTTTTTTCCTGCGTTAATTCAAGTACTTTGGGATATTACATGAGTTCATCTGAATGCAGTGTGAGGCTTTGTGAATCTGACCACAGTCGTGATCTGATTTCGCACTGTGGTACTGTTTGCTCCACAAAGACTATTTTGCTCTGTCAGTAAATCTCATTATATGGCCTTAGTAGTTTTTTACAAAGCAATATTTGTAGGACATTTTCCAGTTTCCCTGTCTGTGTAGGTGATAATTGCATAGATAAAATGGTTTATTTCTAGC harbors:
- the emg1 gene encoding ribosomal RNA small subunit methyltransferase NEP1, with amino-acid sequence MAARGGDKRGLEHLDEYEPKPAKQLRSLHEQMLDRRLVVVLEGATLETVKVGKTFELLNCDQHKSMIIKNGRDPGKIRPDITHQCLLMLLDSPLNRAGLLQVYIHTEKNALIEINPQTRIPRTFARFCGLMVQLLHKLSVRAADGPQRLLRLIKNPVSDHLPPGCPRFGTSFSAQGGAVCPRTIVPAEGPATVVIGAFAHGAINVDYTEKTVSVSNYPLSAALTCAKICSAFEEVWGVL